In Drosophila yakuba strain Tai18E2 chromosome 2R, Prin_Dyak_Tai18E2_2.1, whole genome shotgun sequence, a single genomic region encodes these proteins:
- the LOC6531691 gene encoding putative helicase mov-10-B.2, whose translation MGSRLTKQRTVQSQSNPTMHEVENLESLDQQLSSISLDRGNWENNEKTTFMFLLKYMAIDDDKAKQCDPLQKQKKLLSLMRSLPIYPPSKEMLQALATEFADTDLIANNIMFEEFLHTKRLEFYNVCSVMQTLLTIEDLSSMELYAQLIQADVSVQRVSKLRYKIALKGTRVNAEDFVAANLDEVVLVPMSSRLGSPLPKQLVLALLPHPHENLSPTDPMHRPVASVEQVSRTTVHVRFSRENCPNEAVFVGQRFYAIIRSKRTPMRYMYRALRLLQESPLVRRYLFPFPSWLTQMVSTSQKNGGRCPSWMEANPPQQPATPTSLSLLNSTIYSNAEQLEAVQRIVAGPSTQGPYILFGPPGTGKTTTIVETILQLRLQKPQSRILVTAGSNSACDTIALKLCEYIVSNTRLQEHFARQVLPKKDHQLIRLYSRSIYHKGLQSVPALLLKNSNCSKRTYKHLGVSHILEYGITVATLCTVGRLVTDNLGKHNFFTHIFIDEAGAATEPEALIGIMGIKQTGDCHVILSGDHKQLCAVIKSNRAASLGLSQSLMERLLRSDCYKVDENGNYDRTLQTRLRRNYRSHPQIVGLFNELYYNGELIPQARSVDVNLAANWSVLPNPQFPIIFQATHGVTKREQHSTSSFNHLEAEVTCWYVNRLIKDGLKSGKKVRQEDIGIVAPYTAQGKVVTKLLHNRGLSNVEVGSVESYQGREKTIIIASLVRSFAKMGFMRNRRRVNVLLSRAKALLILVGNPVTLRHHRDFQFIIKECKKQGTYLFKKKGSEQIPCILPDTEEDESDEESGCESEDEELTPWYARMPPHICVAIDQIKPQHKKEQLAESLSKLVSKMKL comes from the exons atgggATCACGTTTGACAAAACAGAGAACAGTGCAATCGCAAAG CAACCCAACAATGCATGAAGTAGAGAATTTGGAATCG CTAGATCAGCAGCTATCAAGTATATCCCTAGATAGAGGTAATTgggaaaacaatgaaaaaacTACGTTCATGTTTCTTTTGAAATACATGGCCATCGACGACGacaaagccaaacaatgtGATCctctgcaaaaacaaaagaa ACTTTTATCCCTGATGCGCAGTTTGCCAATTTATCCGCCAAGTAAGGAAATGCTACAGGCTCTGGCTACTGAATTCGCAGACACCGATTTGATTGCAAATAATATTATGTTCGAAGAGTTTCTGCATACCAAACGCTTGGAGTTTTACAATGTATGCTCCGTGATGCAAACGCTGCTAACGATCGAGGATCTTTCCAGCATGGAGCTGTACGCTCAACTTATCCAAGCTGATGTGTCTGTGCAGCGGGTCTCCAAGCTGAGATATAAAATTGCTCTCAAGGGCACGCGAGTGAATGCAGAGGACTTTGTTGCTGCCAATCTGGACGAAGTGGTGCTGGTGCCCATGTCCAGCCGGTTGGGATCTCCACTACCTAAGCAGTTGGTGCTGGCCCTGCTTCCGCATCCTCACGAAAATTTAAGCCCGACTGATCCGATGCACCGCCCTGTGGCCAGTGTGGAGCAGGTCAGCCGCACCACTGTTCACGTGCGCTTTAGCCGTGAAAATTGCCCAAACGAAGCGGTTTTTGTAGGCCAGCGCTTCTACGCCATAATTCGCTCCAAACGAACTCCAATGCGATACATGTATCGCGCACTCAGGTTGCTCCAGGAGAGCCCCTTGGTGCGCCGCTACCTATTTCCGTTTCCCAGTTGGCTGACGCAGATGGTGTCCACTTCCCAGAAGAACGGCGGCAGATGTCCTAGTTGGATGGAAGCGAACCCACCACAACAGCCAGCTACTCCGACCTCACTCTCCCTTCTAAATTCGACCATCTATTCTAACGCAGAGCAGTTAGAGGCCGTACAACGCATTGTTGCGGGACCAAGTACTCAGGGACCATACATTCTGTTCGGACCACCAG GCACTGGCAAAACCACTACCATTGTGGAGACCATTCTACAGCTGCGCCTTCAAAAACCACAAAGCCGTATCCTTGTAACCGCCGGCTCGAACTCGGCCTGCGACACAATCGCCCTGAAGCTTTGCGAGTATATTGTAAGCAACACCCGGCTTCAGGAGCACTTTGCCCGACAGGTGCTGCCAAAGAAGGATCACCAGTTGATCCGCCTATACTCGCGCTCCATTTATCACAAGGGTCTTCAGTCCGTGCCGGCGCTGCTGCTGAAGAATTCCAATTGCTCGAAGCGCACTTACAAGCACCTTGGAGTTTCACATATTCTGGAGTACGGCATAACGGTGGCCACGCTCTGCACAGTGGGTCGCTTGGTCACTGATAACCTCGGCAAGCACAACTTTTTCACCCACATTTTCATCGACGAGGCGGGAGCTGCCACTGAACCCGAGGCATTGATCGGTATAATGGGTATAAAGCAGACGGGGGATTGCCATGTGATCCTGTCCGGAGATCATAAGCAACTCTGCGCCGTGATAAAGAGTAATCGAGCTGCATCTCTGGGATTAAGCCAGTCTCTAATGGAAAGGCTCCTACGATCCGATTGCTACAAAGTTGATGAAAACGGAAACTACGATCGCACCCTGCAGACGCGTCTACGTCGTAACTATCGATCCCATCCTCAGATTGTGGGCCTGTTTAATGAGCTCTACTATAACGGAGAGCTGATCCCTCAGGCACGCTCTGTGGATGTGAATCTAGCCGCCAACTGGAGCGTTCTGCCCAATCCACAGTTCCCGATAATATTTCAGGCTACTCATGGAGTAACCAAACGGGAGCAGCACTCCACTAGCTCTTTCAATCATCTGGAGGCGGAAGTAACATGTTGGTATGTAAATCGCCTGATAAAAGATGGCCTGAAAAGCGGAAAGAAAGTAAGACAGGAGGACATCGGCATTGTTGCGCCGTATACCGCTCAGGGTAAGGTAGTTACCAAGCTACTCCACAACCGGGGACTATCGAATGTGGAGGTGGGCAGCGTGGAGAGCTATCAGGGTCGCGAAAAGACCATAATCATAGCAAGTTTGGTTCGATCCTTTGCAAAAATGGGATTCATGCGCAATCGTCGCCGTGTGAACGTTCTTTTGTCAAGAGCTAAGGCACTGCTGATCCTGGTTGGCAATCCGGTCACCCTTCGTCATCACCGGGACTTCCAGTTCATAATCAAGGAGTGCAAGAAACAAGGCACATATCTCTTCAAGAAGAAGGGTTCCGAGCAGATACCGTGTATCCTGCCTGACACTGAGGAAGATGAATCAGATGAGGAGTCGGGCTGTGAGTCGGAGGATGAGGAGCTTACTCCTTGGTATGCCAGAATGCCACCGCACATTTGTGTGGCCATTGACCAAATCAAACCGCAACACAAGAAGGAACAGCTCGCTGAATCTCTCTCGAAATTAGTGTCAAAAATGAAACTGTAG
- the LOC6531692 gene encoding general transcription factor 3C polypeptide 3, producing MRAIVTLLGSIVQAIAGLVSSLIRRFVYKIESTEMADSDSNEVLIEEIDSNDVPENELEQFQETEPLRVVDIIDCDNDGERRCSSADDEEEGALIKRYVQGVQCLEFPDFCTKLEASDEDEEGNDGEPGEAAGSVEKPSTSAQAKPPQEQSTSGGRSGGGGFRKSQLSTALQGLMGEANLSFVYGRYETAERICMEIIRQNPLASEPFYTLAEIYENRDEVKFLNFSTLAAHLNPQDRDMWIRVSDLLVQQGNLARARLIYTKAIKMLPKVYQLRLRKAQLLQKMGETNASMFTYLKMLPLMPPDEWKMCLNTAKNVARYFHVLEKHSLALEAMEGAYSVCGARFSLEDINIYLELLILNKQYAKVLRCLRERTNFELENDQEESLELIYFCEIPDDYVPELRAKLCVSLIHMRAHHLLGYLIQNVQEHITLTTDRVELYMDITEALMQEHKYAEAIALMSPITDGDTVECPAFVWLRQAECLRQLNRTNEAIQSYEKVVQLAPFCYDARFTLSALLKQQGRHEEAVQALEQPGETEGQPLIARLLYERCVMLQQIGRIEEFLDVGYALLSRHSIKLYNREEMMAAANGGSAYNSESLKTIIQMRSKAVDSSAEQELQDPAKNAASETSDLTVKDEFDLFRELVRTAFKHGMHSAAEKICFAMVTTKRFTYYHHEIERIMVLTCYYNDDCAIAFSYLRELIAKQPSQTTLWNMLSLMIQKGDEVRYYRYMRRLMQRHPVDTKPMRIFQGHYHLNCASFKYALNIYMPILRENPDPLVALCIAVAFNQLSLQKKVLRKSAAVAQAVAFGQRYKELRSAGHELTDCPAQQEIFYNIGRIYHQANILHLAVEYYEKALAVPVHPLIAEHESTLGLQHEVAFNLHLIYRANGNKWKARQYLMRYCVV from the exons ATGCGTGCGATAGTCACTTTGCTGGGCAGCATTGTTCAAGCGATAGCTGGACTTGTATCATCGCTAATCCGGagatttgtttacaaaatagAATCGACGGAAATGGCCGATTCCGATTCGAACGAGGTCCTAATTGAGGAAATAGACAGCAACGATGTGCCGGAGAACGAGCTGGAGCAATTCCAGGAGACGGAGCCGTTGCGTGTGGTGGACATCATCGACTGCGACAATGACGGCGAGCGGCGCTGCTCCTCCGCGGATGACGAGGAGGAGGGTGCGCTGATTAAGCGCTATGTGCAGGGTGTCCAGTGCCTGGAGTTCCCGGACTTTTGCACCAAGCTGGAGGCCAGCGACGAAGATGAGGAGGGCAATGATGGGGAGCCTGGTGAGGCGGCCGGCAGCGTTGAGAAGCCGAGCACTTCGGCGCAGGCCAAACCGCCGCAGGAACAGTCGACGAGTGGTGGTCGTTCTGGGGGAGGTGGCTTTCGGAAAAGCCAACTTAGCACCGCCCTGCAAGGACTGATGGGCGAGGCGAACCTGAGCTTTGTGTACGGCCGCTATGAAACAGCAGAGCGCATCTGCATGGAGATCATCCGACAGAATCCTCTGGCCAGTGAACCGTTCTACACGCTGGCCGAGATCTATGAGAACCGTGATGAGGTCAAGTTCCTAAACTTCTCCACACTGGCGGCCCACTTGAATCCCCAGGACCGGGACATGTGGATACGGGTGTCTGATCTGCTGGTGCAGCAGGGCAACTTGGCGCGTGCCCGTCTCATCTACACAAAAGCCATCAAAATGCTGCCTAAAGTGTATCAGCTCCGGCTGCGAAAGGCGCAGCTGTTGCAAAAAATGGGCGAAACCAATGCCTCCATGTTTACGTACTTAAAAATGCTGCCCTTGATGCCGCCAGATGAGTGGAAAATGTGTCTGAATACGGCCAAAAACGTGGCCCGGTACTTTCATGTGCTGGAGAAGCACTCGCTTGCCCTGGAGGCCATGGAGGGGGCGTACAGTGTTTGTGGGGCGCGATTTAGCCTGGAGGATATCAACATCTACCTGGAACTGTTGATCCTGAACAAACAGTATGCCAAGGTTCTTCGGTGCCTGCGGGAGCGCACCAACTTTGAGCTGGAGAACGACCAAGAAGAGAGTCTGGAGCTCATATACTTCTGCGAGATCCCAGATGACTACGTCCCCGAGCTGCGGGCCAAACTCTGCGTCAGTCTCATCCACATGCGGGCTCACCATCTGCTGGGCTACCTTATCCAGAATGTCCAAGAGCACATCACTCTGACAACGGATCGAGTCGAGCTATACATGGACATCACCGAGGCTCTGATGCAGGAGCACAAGTACGCCGAAGCCATTGCGCTGATGAGTCCCATAACCGATGGCGATACCGTAGAGTGCCCGGCATTTGTCTGGCTGCGTCAGGCCGAGTGTCTTCGCCAGCTGAACCGAACCAACGAGGCAATTCAGAGCTACGAGAAGGTGGTGCAATTGGCGCCCTTCTGCTACGACGCACGGTTCACCCTTTCCGCTTTGCTTAAACAGCAAGGCCGGCACGAGGAGGCTGTTCAAGCATTGGAGCAACCGGGCGAGACTGAGGGCCAGCCGCTAATTGCCCGCCTGTTGTATGAGAGATGTGTGATGCTACAACAGATCGGGCGCATTGAGGAGTTCTTGGATGTGGGATATGCCCTGCTCAGTCGGCACTCGATCAAGCTGTACAACCGCGAGGAGATGATGGCGGCCGCAAATGGAGGCAGTGCTTACAATTCGGAGAGCCTCAAGACCATCATACAAATGAGGAGCAAGGCGGTTGACAGCTCTGCGGAGCAGGAACTTCAG GATCCTGCTAAAAATGCCGCCAGCGAGACCTCTGATCTGACGGTCAAGGATGAATTTGATCTCTTTCGGGAGCTGGTGCGTACGGCTTTTAAGCATGGCATGCACAGCGCCGCTGAGAAGATCTGCTTTGCCATGGTGACCACAAAAAGATTTACCTACTACCATCACGAGATCGAGAGAATTATGGTACTGACCTGCTACTACAACGACGACTGTGCAATAGCCTTCTCCTATCTGAGAGAGCTGATCGCCAAACAGCCCAGCCAAACTACGCTGTGGAACATGCTATCGCTGATGATTCAAAAGGGTGACGAAGTGCGTTATTATCGCTATATGCGCCGCCTGATGCAACGACATCCGGTAGATACAAAACCGATGCGAATCTTCCAGGGCCACTATCATCTCAACTGTGCATCCTTTAAGTATGCTCTGAACATCTACATGCCTATTCTGCGCGAGAATCCCGATCCACTGGTAGCCCTCTGCATAGCCGTTGCCTTTAACCAACTGTCGCTGCAGAAGAAGGTGCTTCGCAAGTCGGCTGCAGTGGCACAAGCCGTGGCCTTTGGCCAGCGCTACAAGGAGTTACGATCTGCCGGCCATGAGTTAACTGATTGTCCCGCCCAGCAGGAGATTTTTTACAACATCGGACGTATCTATCACCAGGCCAACATCCTTCACCTGGCCGTGGAGTACTATGAAAAGGCACTGGCCGTGCCCGTGCATCCGCTAATTGCGGAGCACGAGTCTACCCTTGGTCTGCAGCACGAAGTGGCCTTTAACCTGCACCTCATTTACCGAGCCAATGGTAACAAGTGGAAGGCACGACAATATTTGATGCGATACTGCGTGGTTTAG
- the LOC6531693 gene encoding spondin-1, with amino-acid sequence MGQSLPLLIRLAVVIWLTISTVTACPRAPTHLNHGRRTRGDNGYKLIVADGPNGYVPGKTYNLLLLGSRTHLKVQHFTHFTIAAEAHTGARRPQAASPRRVGRFQLFSDSLTQFNDRCVNTVSEADDLPKTEVQVMWVAPESGSGCVSLSAMVYEGPRAWFADDGNLSTVICERKPDAAAAQKECCACDEAKYSFVFEGIWSNETHPKDYPFAIWLTHFSDVIGASHESNFSFWGENHIATAGFRSLAEWGSPSALETELRANGPKLRTLIKAAGLWYPNVNQNTSSKFRVDRKHPKVSLVSMFGPSPDWVVGISGLDLCTEDCSWKESMDFDLFPWDAGTDSGISYMSPNSETQPPERMYRITTMYPEDPRAPFYDPKSREMKPLAKLYLRREKIVSRNCDDEFLQALQLEVSDDAEEQDTRAECRVSDYSAWSPCSVSCGKGIRMRSRQYLYPAAADQNKCNRQLVSKEMCVAAIAECADGSAPFKDRDDDEGENLANSQSLVGSNGEGAGLCKTSPWSVWSECSASCGIGITMRTRTFVHHLGRKRCPHITIVEKNKCMRPDCTYEQVELPDPQCPTSQWSDWSPCSSTCGRGGTIRTRVLLLETGPDKENCTRRMELYQQKECVNPTDCHINAEQAKDICVQPPDAGPCRGNYMRYAYDPQGQRCGSFSYGGCRGNRNNFLTENDCLNTCNVLRSPYSSRSDQPRACVLSDWSAWSSCSVSCGVGVSESHRYVVSDPQNGGQSCSKRLVKSRPCSMPGC; translated from the exons ATGGGGCAATCGCTGCCGCTGCTCATCCGCCTCGCCGTTGTGATTTGGCTGACAATTAGTACGGTCACCGCATGTCCCCGGGCGCCCACCCACTTGAACCACGGTCGACGCACACGCGGCGACAATGGATACAAATTAATTGTGGCCGATGGACCCAACGGATATGTGCCCGGCAAGACATATAATT TACTTCTACTTGGATCGCGGACTCACTTGAAAGTCCAGCATTTCACCCACTTTACCATTGCTGCGGAGGCACACACTGGCGCTCGACGACCCCAGGCAGCTAGTCCCCGGCGAGTGGGTCGCTTCCAGCTGTTTAGTGACTCCCTGACCCAGTTCAATGACCGATGCGTGAACACTGTTTCCGAGGCGGACGACCTGCCCAAAACCGAAGTCCAGGTAATGTGGGTGGCTCCGGAGTCGGGCTCTGGCTGTGTGTCCTTGTCTGCAATGGTCTACGAGGGTCCGAGAGCCTGGTTCGCTGACGATGGCAACCTGTCCACCGTGATTTGTGAACGAAAGCCtgatgcagctgctgctcaaAAAGAATGCTGCGCCTGCGATGAAGCCAAATACAGC TTTGTTTTCGAGGGAATCTGGTCAAATGAAACCCACCCCAAGGATTATCCGTTCGCCATCTGGTTAACCCACTTCTCTGACGTGATTGGCGCATCGCACGAGTCAAACTTCTCCTTTTGGGGCGAGAACCACATAGCCACCGCAGGATTCCGTTCTCTGGCAGAGTGGGGTTCGCCGAGTGCTCTAGAAACGGAGCTGCGGGCAAATGGTCCTAAGTTGCGCACTCTCATTAAGGCCGCTGGGTTGTGGTACCCGAACGTAAATCAGAACACGTCCTCCAAGTTCCGGGTGGATCGCAAGCACCCGAAGGTGTCGCTAGTGTCCATGTTTGGTCCTTCCCCCGATTGGGTGGTGGGCATCAGTGGTCTGGATCTCTGCACTGAGGATTGCAGCTGGAAGGAGTCAATGGACTTTGATTTGTTTCCATGGGATGCGGGCACTGATAGCGGCATCTCTTATATG TCACCCAACTCGGAGACGCAGCCTCCGGAAAGGATGTATCGCATCACCACAATGTATCCCGAGGATCCTAGGGCTCCATTTTATGATCCCAAGAGCCGTGAGATGAAACCACTTGCTAAGCTGTACCTAAGACGTGAGAAGATTGTCTCCCGGAACTGCGATGACGAGTTCCTGCAGGCTCTCCAGCTGGAGGTGTCCGATGATGCAGAGGAGCAGGACACCAGAG CCGAATGCCGAGTGAGCGACTACTCCGCCTGGAGCCCTTGTTCCGTGAGCTGCGGCAAGGGAATCCGCATGCGCAGCAGGCAATACCTGTATCCCGCGGCGGCGGATCAGAACAAATGCAACCGCCAACTGGTGTCCAAGGAAATGTGCGTAGCCGCCATAGCCGAATGTGCCGATGGCTCAGCCCCATTCAAGGATCGTGACGATGATGAGGGCGAGAATCTGGCCAACTCGCAGTCCCTTGTGGGCAGCAATGGCGAGGGAGCCGGTCTATGCAAGACCTCGCCGTGGAGCGTGTGGTCCGAGTGCTCGGCCAGCTGTGGCATCGGCATCACCATGCGTACGCGCACCTTTGTCCATCATTTGGGACGCAAGCGATGCCCCCATATCACCATAGTGGAGAAGAACAAGTGCATGCGGCCGGATTGTACGTACGAGCAGGTGGAACTCCCTGATCCGCAATGCCCCACCAGCCAGTGGAGCGACTGGAGTCCGTGCAGCTCGACCTGTGGTCGAGGAGGTACCATTCGCACTCGGGTGCTTTTGCTGGAGACCGGACCCGAtaaggagaactgcacgcgACGCATGGAGCTGTACCAGCAGAAGGAGTGCGTCAATCCCACGGACTGCCACATAAACGCGGAACAGGCCAAGGACATATGTGTACAGCCACCGGACGCGGGTCCCTGTCGGGGCAACTATATGCGGTATGCCTACGATCCTCAGGGCCAGCGTTGCGGCTCCTTCAGCTACGGAGGATGCCGTGGCAACCGGAACAACTTCCTCACGGAGAACGACTGCCTGAATACGTGCAACGTGCTTAGGTCACCTTATTCCTCAAGATCGGATCAGCCCAGGGCCTGCGTCTTGTCGGACTGGTCCGCCTGGTCATCTTGCAGCGTTAGCTGCGGAGTCGGAGTTTCCGAGAGCCATCGCTACGTGGTCAGCGATCCTCAGAATGGCGGTCAGTCGTGCTCCAAGCGCCTGGTAAAGTCACGTCCTTGCTCCATGCCGGGGTGCTAA
- the LOC6531694 gene encoding protein teflon, producing MSTFLDMLSGSQCVSLEKCGDVVVSTNDCMIALYCHFCRDLFTQLPEFLRHLQGAHSDVLHFTKEHNVYSVEELMSGEQEDAQSVGHNSSSSDSRGLAKSEDSRATEATEDNSDNSPVKSEEKGSQNEINLLAEVTNILLQTKEKEHINDKLKPENGGFKGPRKKANSESNSLRICNLKSHTIARTSRKRMSIIKNRILRVIDSDLSANHEMKPSEPNSKILITEPIQEANIPGICLETPPKPIPSSSNLSVRKSSLTEANVSLAHTNYAAKKTTPTLPKLLNCAPKPILPSQQAQVHSGSSGIHEVYHISKAASQVPKEMKSFPIEITQIDVFPPRILPETSTTSDKEEDVNAPVENNTRSLYNAQNLPKDKPKKFFKKRGELWMKNEGKITKSKVNPIIVKQVQTSNVKSSPGKTQIRSSDKTKCFASEFNSTKNRKLKMENFIALKKEDPCSIRSIRLNKMATIGNCEILKVVGLPAITDNQIEDTLLQDELETMRKKADQFSKIYRKYDSIWNYRKIVPPGKPEHISQKMFALTREVNQTMGCNLPNSAIKNIINQISVWHYNIYTKNIVLDTISETARYTLNLFSFLPVSFAYFCKCCDDIFTLNEDYIRHLVSQQARYQCTKCIKTFKYQGHYDKHMRTVHP from the exons ATGTCTACGTTTCTCGACATGCTATCGGGGAGCCAGTGCGTCAGTCTGGAAAAGTGCGGCGATGTGGTGGTCTCGACCAACGACTGTATGATTGCACTTTACTGTCACTTCTGCCGGGACCTTTTCACACAACTGCCGGAGTTCTTGAGACACCTCCAGGGCGCCCATTCGGATGTGCTGCACTTCACCAAGGAGCACAATGTGTACAGCGTGGAGGAGCTGATGTCTGGTGAACAGGAGGATGCCCAGTCGGTGGggcacaacagcagcagcagtgacTCCAGAGGACTGGCGAAATCAGAGGATTCCAGAGCAACCGAGGCGACCGAGGATAATTCGGACAACAGCCCAGTTAAAT CTGAAGAAAAAGGCAgtcaaaatgaaataaaccTACTGGCAGAAGTGacaaacattttattgcaaaCCAAAGAGAAGGAACATATTAATGATAAACTAAAACCCGAAAATGGTGGATTCAAAGGACCCCGCAAGAAGGCTAATAGCGAGAGCAATTCTCTAAGGATATGCAATCTCAAGAGTCACACTATTGCAAGAACTTCGAGAAAGCGAATGAGCATTATAAAGAACCGCATCCTACGAGTTATTGACAGTGATTTGTCTGCAAATCATGAAATGAAACCTAGTGAGCCCAACTCCAAAATCCTTATAACTGAGCCCATCCAAGAAGCTAACATACCTGGAATATGTTTGGAAACTCCGCCTAAGCCCATACCGAGCTCATCTAATTTAAGTGTGCGAAAGTCTTCATTAACAGAGGCAAACGTCTCACTGGCACACACCAACTATGCCGCAAAGAAAACAACGCCTACCCTGCCTAAGCTACTAAACTGTGCACCAAAGCCCATTTTACCTAGTCAGCAAGCTCAGGTTCATTCCGGTTCAAGTGGGATACATGAAGTTTATCATATCTCCAAAGCAGCTAGTCAAGTaccaaaagaaatgaaatcaTTCCCTATAGAAATAACCCAAATAGATGTTTTTCCACCACGTATATTGCCTGAAACTTCAACTACTTCCGACAAAGAAGAGGATGTCAATGCCCCAGTGGAGAATAACACGAGGAGTTTATACAACGCCCAAAATCTGCCAAAAGATAAAcctaaaaagtttttcaaaaagcgTGGCGAATTATGGATGAAAAATGAAGGCAAAATAACAAAGTCCAAAGTAAACCCTATTATTGTAAAACAGGTGCAGACCTCCAATGTCAAATCTAGTCCAGGCAAAACTCAAATACGATCTAGTGACAAAACTAAATGTTTTGCTTCTGAGTTCAACAGCACAAAGAATCGCAAGTTAAAGATGGAAAATTTCATCGCCCTAAAAAAGGAGGACCCCTGCTCCATCAGAAGTATACGTTTaaacaaaatggcaacaattgGCAACTGCGAAATATTAAAAGTCGTTGGA CTGCCGGCAATCACAGATAACCAGATCGAGGATACATTATTGCAAGACGAGTTAGAAACGATGCGAAAAAAGGCAGATCAATTTAGCAAAATCTACAGGAAGTATGATTCTATATGGAATTATAGGAAAATTGTTCCGCCAGGGAAACCGGAACATATTTCTCAGAAAATGTTCGCTTTAACTAGGGAAGTAAACCAGACAATGGGATGCAATCTGCCTAACAGCGCtataaaaaacattattaatcAGATTTCAGTTTGGCATTACAAcatatataccaaaaatattgtCTTGGATACCATTTCGGAAACAGCCCGATATACTTTAAATCTATTCTCGTTTTTACCTGTTAGTTTTGCCTACTTCTGCAAATGTTGCGACGATATTTTCACCTTAAACGAAGACTACATAAGGCATTTGGTGTCTCAACAAGCTCGGTATCAGTGcacaaaatgcattaaaacatttaaataccAGGGACACTATGATAAGCATATGCGAACCGTTCATCCTTGA